CATCTTCATACCAAAAGACAACCCTGATCATGCTAAACAATCTTTAATGTTTAACTTTGGCCAACTGAATAATTTCTTACGTGGGGTAAATTGATTTCTTGCTATCAACTATTTAGTCCTCCTTTCTGCAGGAGGATTGAACACCCCCATCCAATGCAATGTGAATTTTAGTGCCTTCTTTTTTGGAGGGGTATATTTATTTACTCCACTGAAGTCAGACTTGGCCATGTCATTTGCATTGGCTAAGGGAATATGAGCAGATGTGACATATGCCTTTTCTCCAGTAGAAGTCCAAAGAGCCATTGCATGTTTCTGTCAATCCTTTTCCTTGGGAAACTATGTTTCCCAATAGCAGTTGCTGTTTCAGCCTGCATCCAGGAATAAGATGAGAAGACACTGAAACAGGGCCACAGTAGCTGATCCCCAGCCACAAATATGTAACACAGATGAGAAATATCTGTTGTAAGTCACTGAGATTTTGGGTTTGCTTTTTACCAAACAGAGTTGACTAATATGATTGCCCTTACACCTACTTTTCTAGATTTATATGCCACTATAAGTGCACGTGTACCCTTACAATTCACCAAACTAGAAGCTTCTTCATTCCCCAGCCTGTTTCTGCTTATATTATTCTCCTACTTTAAATTGCTTGTCCCTATTCTTTTACAAACTTAAGTTTTGAGATTTCTCCAGCTAGTTCAAAATATATCTCACACATGAAATCTCTCTGAATGTCTAGGTAGGAAATGATTTTTCCTTCCTCTGAATTCCCACAAGCTTCCCATGTTTATGCTCCCTATcacttttatttgttaaaaaaaaaaagtaatatttattgaacaatttcTACATACCAGGTGCTGGTTTTTACCTACTGTGTCAGCCTGGATCCACCAAGATGAGAGAACATATATAACATGAAAGAAACTtactgggtggggggaggagctGTAGAGGAGAAAAGCAGAAGGAGTAGCAAAAGGTGAAATGACCCCTCATGTCACAATTCTGGTTTGAtgcctggggaaggagagagggaaggaaggaagcttGGGTAGGAAAGAGTCTCAGACTTCAATATAATTCCAAGAACTATTCAGTCAAACCAATGGGGAGTCTTTCAGCCAAAGTCACCTTTTTGAGGATTCCCTTATCTCATAGGAGTAACCTGCATTGTTACACCATAATGCTTGGCCATTGGCTGGGAGCAGCCCTGTGGAATATAGTGGTGGAGCCAAAGGGACAAGTAGCTGAGGTTGTTAATCAAATATGCTTCCACAGCATGAAGTCTGAGCTATGCTTTTTCACAGCTGTCACACCTACATTGGCTCATTGAATCTTCACAAAAATCTTATGATGCTAGTGCTATTATCatcccctttttaaaataaggaaacaggcttagagaggttaagtgactgtGTTACTGTTATGCAGCTAGTAATGGAATGGAGCCAGTGTTTGCCCTTTAAACTATCATGTGATTTTAACATTCTGCATTTATTGTGTAAATAAGTAAATGCACCTTGGTGTTGCCTAGGAGGTGAGAATCTGAAATGACAATAATAAATGCCATTCTGTTTTTTGTTGGGCCCAGAAATTCACATTCATCCTTCCAGTTTTAATGACACACAAGTCCTTCCGCCATCTGTGGACCAAGAAATagaacttatttttttttgtttttcagatgatTACTATTTATTCTTCtgataaaatattctgaaatacttTATGAATAAAACAATTCATTAGTAGCTCAGCCTAAAATGCTGAGGCAataagattctcatatttttcctgtAATTTTTGAGCCATCATTCCACCTCTATTTCCTGCTGACACTAATAGACAATGCATTGCTGATCTCACACACACTATTGGTCCTACAACTGCATACCTCTTTTTCTTctaagaaattcatttttttctttcttgttctatGACTCTGTTTTCCCGTGAGTGAGAAGTTGTGAATGGCCTCACTTAGAGAAACAAGTAAGGACAGTTTCCAGTCGATTTATTGAAAGGAAACTTAAACCAAAAACCACATTTCTCCTTCccccaaataaagaaaagaaaactggacATTTAGGGCTAGGGAAAGTAAACAATTGCCTTCTTTTTTCAAGCTCCTTTTCCTTACCTTTTCTCTGGGCCCACTTTAAAAATAGGTATCAGGTTTGTAACTGGAACTGGAAGCACATTGGGACCAACTATTATCTAAAGGAGGTATGGTTGCTGGTTCATTCACTCTGAGCATCTGAATCTCAGCTCTAATTTTCTGCTATGTACTTCTGTTCTGGTTCAGAGACTTTTCTGTAACAACACCTGGAGGGTGTACTTCAACTTTATGTTGGGAACAGAAAGGATGAGTTGAAAATGATTGTGCCCACATGATGGAATGATCTTTCACTCCAAATGATGAAGTTAAAATAATACTTAGTTTAAGTATCACATGATTCAGattttatagtatctttgtccTGGTCTTATGTGTCTTCTCCATCACCTAATTCTGCATCATCCCTTTATGATAGCTTGTTGATTTCACTAGGGTGCTTGTACTCTATCTTCAATTGTTTAAGGGTCAGTTTTCAAAGCACAGCCTTTATCACATTCTAGCAAAGACTTTCTTGTTCCTACCCATTACTGCCCAGGTCTGGTAACATCATAATTCAAAGTAGCACAGCTCTGCTGTCTTCCAGTGAGAtcttggaaacaaacaaacaaaaaaattgggTATACATACTCAAGATAGGCTTCTTGCTACTGCAGTGAGGTTATATGGAATGCCAGCATGTGGTGAGAATAAAAAGTTTCTGGGCTGAACACTATCTTTAGGAATCTTCTccaatgaaatattaaaagacaCCAAATAAGCAACCACACAACCCATCTCCCAAGCCCtccttggttgcttccagtttcacTAATCATTTTCCTCATGACTACAGTGTGTGGAATTTTACTTTCCAGTTCAGGGACAAAGACCTGCCCTGGACATTGTGGTAAGGATGGGGGTCAACTCTCCCAAGAAAACTTTTAACTGGTAAGATGAACAAGTCTCATTCATAGGCACATAATTCAAAGCTTTTGTTTTTCCCCACTGTCATGTTAAGATTAATTTATTGGGGGAagatatttttcttctgcctttggAAGCAAACTACATCAGGCAGCATGATATATAATATTTCTGGTCATAATAAGGTTATGAAAGACCCCAAATCACTTAAGTTACAAAACACAGTCTTAGTTCAGAAAGTAGGATGTTCAGTCATAAGACTTTAATCAACACTTCAGTTTGCATCCAAAAATAAGACTTCTTATCTGCTTGTCAGAGCTACCTTAATCAAGTTTGTTTTTAGGCTCAGTAGCTGCTCTTTCTGACTTTGGGGCTGAAGAAAGTAGAGGAAAgacagataaaggaaaacactatTTGTCATGCTTGTAAGCTGGTGTTTTGCTCTCAGAATCTCACAGGGATTGTTCCAGGGCTCCCAACCAGCTCTGCCCTTTAGGCAGTATCACACAACTCTCCTGAGGCTGCCTGAGGCTCACCTTTGGTGTGTTGTCCTAATCACTCCTCAACTTCTGATTTTCCAGCGCTCATTTCCCACAGACACTCTCATCAGGGTCCCCTACTCCTCAGGCACAAATGCTTTTAGGTTCTTCTTTGGGACCTAAAACAACAACTTGAAAGTCACCATCTGGTTCCAGGCATCACATCTTTGACTTGCATGAGATGGCAATACAGTCATTTTCCGACTGCAGCCCCCTCTTTGCACCCTCAGAATACCAGAGGTTTTCTCGCTTTGGCATATGTCAAATAAGTTTCCCAAATTCTAGGCAACAAAAACAGGTTCTGAACGGTTTCCTCTGGAACCCTCTACTAGACTCAAAGCGAGGGGACAGGCCCCATCCCCACCTCTTCCCTTGGAATGGAAAGTAGAACTCATAGTTCAGCTTTCTCCAACTAAAGCTTCTTCATAAATCTTCTATTTAATTTCTGGTTGTGGGATCTTTATACCTTTGAAGTGGGGTATTGACAAGGCCCAAAGTCATGTAACTGTTCTGCgtgatttcctttgtaatttgcGTCTTGATGATCAGCTTCTCTACTCACTTGATATctgatgttattttaaaatatgacttttcatttcatttaatattgtCTTACAtatcctttcagtgttctcaccCTTTTTGTCATCTTCTATCCAAATTTCCTTATTCTTTTACTGCCCACTCTATTGAGAACCTAAAGTTTGTCATCTGTCTGGGCTTATCTATCCTTTCTTTGCCCTCTTCATCCTTTTCCAACATCTAACATATCTCAGCCTCCCccatagaggtttttttttttattttttaaatgaaaatttattgagatatattcacacactatataatccatccacaatatacaatcaatggcatGTATACAATTCTacacagatttaaaaaacaaaaatttcactCCCCACTTCCAGCACTCAATctcacaagcaaacaaaaatccatGAAGccttaaaacaaaattttcttgtcatagaaaataatgaaataagtagaaattttatttccaaagtcTTCAGAGattattaaaaacacaaataaaatatccttttaaaaagtGTCCCAAATcagactggaggtttgatgtactgagcccttgagcatgggacttgcccttatgaagctcattaccacaaaggagagtctaaccttgcatgtaatggtgcctaagagtctcccctgagtacctctttgttgctcagatgtggccctctctctctctaactgagccatctcaacaggtgaactcgctgccctcccccctatgtaggacccgactcccaggggtgtaaatctccctggcaatgcagaatatgactccctgggatgaaggtggacccggcatcgtgggactgagagtatcttcttgaccaaaagggggatgcaaaatgagacgaaatagtttcagtggctgagagattgcaaatggagtcgagaggtcactctggtggacattcttatgcgctgcatagataacacctcttaggtttttttttttttttttttttttttctcagaaagtcGGACAGCGCTTTATTGAGATGAACAAAAATAAGGTTTTACAGAAAGGGAATCTTAACAAGCAAATGTGtagctataattttcttttttgccatCAATACCAATTCCCTCTAAAATACTTTGTGACCAATTTGCAGTTTCCAAGTAAAACTAAAATTTGTCTGAGAGTTATTCAGcctcagaagaaaaaggaagtttgaaaaaaaaatgtatgtgaaCGAATAactaaaaaaatgtgtttattgcTAACAAATAACTGCAACTTCTAACTCTTATTTGAACTTTCATGACCCCACTGTTTGTTAGTTCTTACACTGAAATCTAGAGCACAGAGCTAGATAGAGAAACTGTTCTTACAGAAGCCAAGAACTTTAATAAATTGCCCTGGGATTCTTGGTGCTGTAGTGTGCCTCACAGGCAGCAACATAAGCAGACTCTGGGAAGAAGTCGTCATGGTATTCTGCTAAAAACCTCAGAAAGAGATCAAAGTGCTTCAGTAAAGCCTTTAGATTCTTCTCAGAAAAAGACATCTTTCCAAGGATTTCTGGAAGTTTGACAAACAAGCGCAGCAGATGTTGTGACCCATAAATGTAGGAGGGTGGAGGTGGCTGGTCACTCGGGGGGTAATTGTCAGGCATGAGTTTCCAGGAAAGGACCTcgtttatttcattatttcttctcccTTCAAAGCCAGCAAACACACCACTACCTTCCTTGTTAGGAGTCAGAGGAATAGGTGATGATGATCTGCTATGTACAGGTGTCTTCTTTTCCAGGTGCAGGAACAGCTTGGGCATGGTGGCAGATGAGTCTGCATGCCAGCGTCTGGGCTGAGGTGATGCGCTACTTTCAGACAGCCTGTCAAAGCTTGAGGTGTGGCGAGTGGACCGTCTCAGAGACTGCAAGGCTTCTGGCTCAGCTTTGCGTCTTTTGGGTGTGGCTGGCTCGCCTGTGGTAGGCTGACTCTCGGTGGACTGTGGAGTGGATGGATTCAACAAAGGTGGGCTCGGAGACAGCTCCTCCTGGTTCCTGGTAGTGTTTGTGGCACTTTCCTtaattggaaggaaaaatttgGATGAAGTCACCTTTTTATACTGAGCTTGTTCATATGGATAGAATAAAACCAATGGGAGACTGTAATCAAAGGTTATTCTTAAGCCATCAACCATCTCCTTACAAAGGTCAACATTCTTCTCTGCTGGAATATAGTGCACATTCATGTTGGCATGTGACATGGTGTGATGGTGACGAGGCCTTTCATTGGCCGAAAAGGCTGCATTGATAGCAAAATGCTTCACATAGGATTCCAAAATAGTTATGATGTTGGTCTGGCATGGCAATTTCACTAACCGTTTCCTCCTGTTAATGTAGTAACAATCATCCTCAAGCTTCTTCTTCAGAACTTCAGGAATATCTATAGTTATTgttctttcttccatttccctttttgtgcGCAGCTCTAGCTCTTCTTTCACTTCGGTCTTTTCTTCAATATCACTTTCTTCACTTCTTATTCCCGCATCTGTTTCTTCGCTGCTGTCAGCAGAGGAATTGCTTATTGAATTTTcagcattttcatctttttcttcaaCAGGGAGGCTTTTTAAGACACAGTCAACACCAGGCAACCTGCAGcgcttcttctttcttccttttcttctcaggCAAGCTACAGCTTTTCTTGCCAATTTACGCTGCAATCTTCGGTTTTCATCTGTGTCAGGAAGCACATGATCTTCAGCTGCCCACCTGTCCCAGCTTCTGTTCCAACcattaaaatggatcaaatattctgggatctttcttcctttttcgtCTTTCCCGACAATAACATCGACAACCTTGGCATCGTACAGCACTCGCGCCTTGGTGGGGTCCGGCTCGAAGCACAGCACTTTCTCCCCCGAGTGGAATTGGAATTTCATGCCCTCCCTCGAGCTCATCTGCTCATCGTGGCGGAGGGAGCGAGTCCAGGCCGGGCGGGGCGCAGCgcggtgggggcggggagggtgggggcggggaggtgCGGCGCCGCGGCCCGGGGACAGCGGAGGGGGCGGGGCCGTGGCGCAGttccggccgcccctcccccggccccctcggccccgccccctcccgccCCGCGCCGCCGCGGGGGCCTCGGACAGGCCGAGCGCGCGCTCACGGCCCTTCCCACCCCCAGATCCCCGGCGGGAGCGCGCCCTACCCGCACGTCCCCACCGGGGGTCCGGGAAGCGGTGCGGGCGAGGGGCGCAATCCTCCGACGAGGTCGTCCCGCAAACGTCCCCTCCCCTCTGGACGGAAAgccctcttaggttttaatgtattggaatagctagaagtaaatacctgaaactaccaaactccaacccagcagtctggactcctgaagacaattatataataatgtagattacaaggggtgacagtgtgattgtgaagaccttgtggatcacaccccctttatctagtgtatggatgagtagaaaaatggggataaaaactaaaggacaaatggggtgggatggggggatgatttgggtgttcctttttcacttttattttttattcttgttctggttctttctgatgtaaggaaaatgttcagagatagattgtggtgatgaacgcattaactatgttatcatactgtggacagtggattgtataccatggatgattgtatggtgtgtgaatgtattttaataaaactgaatttaataataaaaaaaaaaagtgtcccaAATCAAAGTGAAGGCACGTcatcaaaataaaacactgtGACATTAAGAATTCTTTGAGGCTATAATATTTTCCCTTACTTTGTTTTTATCCATTTGAATGCAagttacattttaaacatttattaaagacaGGAAGTAATGTAGTATTTGTTAAAGCACAATCATAAAATAGAGGAACTTGAGAAAATGATCACATCTGCTTCATACATAGAATGGGGCAACCTCGTACATAGTACAACATTAATCTTTCCccaaaaagtttctaaaaacagCTCCCATGtttagtgtttaaaaataaaacagtcttcttatttagaaaaatcaagacatcatttgATTAGTAAAGCCTATTCTTCCCCCCAATTTTATAGTTGGTTATCTTCATGTAGAAACTAAATTTATGAGATAAGAACAAATTTTGTTATGgtataaaaatcttagaaacaaCAAATTacaatattcaatttttaaaaaacaaaaatgttttccttcctaAAATGTAAACATCCAGTAAATAAAACACACACGGTATTCCAGGTACAGAAACACTGGTAATTCACTTATGAAAGAGATGTATTTTGGTATATTTGGTGGTAGGATTTGTGTTTAAGTATAAAGAACGTCACCAAAAGAACCAagtcattattatttaaaagttcCACTCTTTCACCCAGTTTCCTTATTTGAGCAGAAATGCATCAATTTCTGTAGAATTTTGGCTATAGGACCAGGCCACAGGAAAGGTCTCAAATATCTAAAAGTTGTTTGGCTAGAGGAAAGAGTTTTCTTGAATCTTGGAGACAGTCGTTCACTCCTTTGTGCTTGAAGGCATTCCTCAATGAACTTCCCTACTCTGCACGATCTTCAGAGGAAAGCACAGGATCTGGGCTCCCGGAAGGGGTTGCTCCCGGCCGGCACCCCACCAGCAGGCCATCCTTGCAGGCATTCTGCACACAGTACTGTTGAAGTTCTGCAGCCTCATGAGAGACCTTGATCCTCTCCACACTTGCCTCCAGCTTGAGCTGCTGCACCAGGTGCTGCAGAGCGTTCACTCTCGCCCAGGAAGACATGGCGGCAGTGGCTGTGCTGGGCTCCCTCCCCAACTGAGTTCTACCTTTTGGGCTTCTCTGGTTCAGAACTCTGCTCTTTGCTAAGGGAACTGGTAATAACTCCTATGAGTATATTACTGCTGTGTTTTATCCCAAATTGCCCCAGGGCACTTTAAATTACTGCCAATTGGGATTGCCATCCAACTCAGTAGTTCTCTAAATTTGTGGATGacttgttgttgttctttttctttcccttataattattttttaacagaatTCCTTTTTCAAACTATATATTTCAGCCCATTTATtagtaaatatttcaaacaagCAAAAACTAATAAATGGGGGCAAAGCTGGAGTGGaggctttcctttccttctccataCAGCCTCTTCTGCATTGATACACAATCCCAGAGCTTTGAGAAACACGCTTTGAAGCTTCCTGACTTTTAAAATGGGAGCAAGTCATGGGGGATAGACTTTGGGAAAGCATGTGTGTCCCACAGTCCTACAAAGTCACACCACATGGACTGCTTTCTTGCCTGTGTGAAGCCTGATGGCCATGGCCCTGTCTCCCTCCTTACCTCTGGCACTATCAGCGTCTACATTAGTGCTTCAAGGTGTGATTCCAATGCAACCTGGAATCtggtttatttatttctctgaaaCCCAAGCCCCTGAAATGGAATCCCTACGAAGAAGCACATAAAAGCCTGgtagaattttctttaaaagccagaaaagcaaaacaaaaacaaacagctcTAAACACTTTATTCTGTGGATTATGATGTTTATGGCATTTTAATACCATTCCTTAAATCCCTAAACCAGATGAACTTCTGAGACTAATTATGCTCATGGCTTTTTGAACCCTGAGTGCCAGCCTCCGAGTTATTGCCTAGAGTATCCAAAAAGAAAGCCAAAAGATCTCCAGAAGCCAACATTTCCTGCATTGACTTTTTCCTATAAGGGTAATAACATTCTGTGATATTGATATCACCTAGCCAGCATAGATGAACACCCCCTACTCTTTAACTGTCCCACCCCCAACCAAGTACATATTTAAACATATTCAGATTTCATGGCCAGACATGGAGAGTAGCTGCTTGGGGAGAAACGGCGTGATGGTTCTACTTTTTCCTGGGTGAGCAGAAGGATTCAAGAAGGATAGAGAGAAACAGATTCAtaacacaggaaaaagaaaatagtctCTTTCCTCCTCATGATCATGACCCTGTTGGTGAGCCCGTATGAGCTTGCATTTGCTATGTGGGTCTGCTCTGAaatgagttaaaagaaaaaatctcagCATGTTCCTGAAGGTCACAGTGGGCATGATCAGGATCTGAAATTCCTGAACCCACAGAAATTTGGAC
Above is a genomic segment from Choloepus didactylus isolate mChoDid1 chromosome 11, mChoDid1.pri, whole genome shotgun sequence containing:
- the LOC119506145 gene encoding male-specific lethal 3 homolog; translated protein: MSSREGMKFQFHSGEKVLCFEPDPTKARVLYDAKVVDVIVGKDEKGRKIPEYLIHFNGWNRSWDRWAAEDHVLPDTDENRRLQRKLARKAVACLRRKGRKKKRCRLPGVDCVLKSLPVEEKDENAENSISNSSADSSEETDAGIRSEESDIEEKTEVKEELELRTKREMEERTITIDIPEVLKKKLEDDCYYINRRKRLVKLPCQTNIITILESYVKHFAINAAFSANERPRHHHTMSHANMNVHYIPAEKNVDLCKEMVDGLRITFDYSLPLVLFYPYEQAQYKKVTSSKFFLPIKESATNTTRNQEELSPSPPLLNPSTPQSTESQPTTGEPATPKRRKAEPEALQSLRRSTRHTSSFDRLSESSASPQPRRWHADSSATMPKLFLHLEKKTPVHSRSSSPIPLTPNKEGSGVFAGFEGRRNNEINEVLSWKLMPDNYPPSDQPPPPSYIYGSQHLLRLFVKLPEILGKMSFSEKNLKALLKHFDLFLRFLAEYHDDFFPESAYVAACEAHYSTKNPRAIY